A section of the Bacillus sp. HSf4 genome encodes:
- the spoVAE gene encoding stage V sporulation protein AE: MEYVIAFIAGGLICVIGQLLLDIFKLTPAHVMSTFVVAGAILDGFGIYDRFIDFAGAGATVPIVSFGHSLLHGAMHQAKEHGLIGIGMGIFELTSAGISAAILFAFIVAVIFKPKG; the protein is encoded by the coding sequence ATGGAGTATGTGATTGCATTTATTGCGGGCGGCTTGATATGTGTCATCGGACAGCTGCTGCTAGATATCTTTAAGCTGACGCCGGCTCATGTCATGTCAACCTTTGTCGTAGCAGGAGCGATTCTGGACGGGTTCGGCATCTACGACAGGTTTATTGATTTTGCCGGAGCAGGCGCAACGGTGCCGATCGTCAGCTTCGGACACTCCCTTTTGCACGGAGCGATGCATCAGGCAAAAGAACACGGCTTGATCGGGATTGGAATGGGAATATTCGAATTGACATCCGCCGGTATTTCCGCCGCTATTTTGTTCGCCTTTATCGTAGCCGTGATTTTTAAACCGAAAGGATAA
- a CDS encoding stage V sporulation protein AE — MTAKRKVILVTDGDIYAAKAIEYAARKTGGRSISQSMGNPSVKTGPELVSLILKTPHDPVFVMFDDSGLQGEGPGEAAMKYVAKHPDIEVLGVIAVASKTHYAEWTKVDVSIDAEGELTEYGVDKHGVREFDVQRMNGDTVYCLDQLDVPIVVGIGDIGKMGRKDDVKKGSPITMKAVELILERSGYHECSAKREREDKNIP, encoded by the coding sequence ATGACAGCAAAACGCAAGGTCATTTTGGTCACAGACGGCGATATATACGCTGCAAAAGCCATTGAATATGCAGCAAGGAAGACGGGAGGCCGCTCGATTTCCCAATCGATGGGAAACCCAAGCGTGAAAACCGGCCCCGAGCTTGTTTCGCTGATTTTGAAAACGCCGCATGATCCCGTTTTTGTCATGTTTGACGATTCCGGCCTGCAAGGGGAAGGACCGGGGGAGGCGGCCATGAAATATGTGGCGAAGCATCCCGATATCGAAGTCCTCGGCGTTATCGCCGTCGCCTCAAAGACCCATTATGCAGAGTGGACAAAAGTCGATGTGTCGATTGATGCGGAGGGTGAGCTGACAGAATACGGAGTCGATAAACACGGTGTGAGAGAATTTGATGTGCAGCGGATGAACGGTGATACGGTCTATTGTCTTGACCAGCTTGATGTGCCGATTGTCGTCGGCATCGGCGATATTGGAAAAATGGGCAGAAAGGACGATGTGAAAAAAGGTTCGCCGATCACAATGAAAGCGGTCGAGCTCATTTTAGAAAGGAGCGGGTATCATGAGTGCTCAGCCAAAAGAGAAAGAGAAGACAAAAATATTCCTTGA
- a CDS encoding spore germination protein: MSAQPKEKEKTKIFLDPSKNEAYFKKFVGMGESFDLGVRKVMVLDREVQLYYVNGLCDTQYIIHLLRELVHLNDSEKESGDPEEIVENRLLNQQVSKAKTLDEAVDQVLSGLVAIIVEEADFAFIVDVRSYPGRTPEEPDTEKVVRGARDGFVENIIVNTALIRRRIRDERLRYKMLHIGERSKTDICLCYLEDVADSDLVKVLKKEIENVKIDGLPMSDKSVEEFLVGQGFNPFPLVRFTERADVAASHILEGHVIVIVDTSPSVIITPTTFFHHVQHAEEYRQTPAVGTFLRWVRFFGIFASTFLLPLWLLFVIEPSLLPKNLSYIGLNKESHIPIIMQIFLADLGVEFLRMAAIHTPTALSTAMGLIAAVLIGDIAIDVGLFSPEVILYVALSAIGAYTTPSYELSLANKMVKLFMLILVAIFKVEGFVVGLTILTVVMTSIRSLRTPYLWPLLPFNGKAFWHVLVRTSVPGGKVRPSIVHPKNRVRQPKHS, translated from the coding sequence ATGAGTGCTCAGCCAAAAGAGAAAGAGAAGACAAAAATATTCCTTGATCCTTCTAAGAATGAAGCGTATTTTAAGAAGTTCGTCGGCATGGGGGAGAGCTTTGACCTGGGCGTCCGCAAGGTCATGGTCCTTGACCGTGAAGTTCAGCTTTATTATGTGAACGGATTATGTGACACGCAATACATCATTCACCTGTTAAGAGAACTGGTTCACCTGAATGATTCGGAAAAAGAGTCGGGCGATCCTGAAGAAATCGTTGAAAACAGGCTGCTGAATCAGCAGGTGTCAAAAGCGAAAACGCTTGATGAAGCTGTCGATCAAGTGCTGTCCGGACTGGTCGCTATCATCGTCGAAGAAGCGGACTTCGCTTTTATTGTCGATGTCAGAAGCTATCCGGGAAGAACGCCGGAAGAGCCTGATACGGAAAAAGTCGTGCGCGGGGCGAGGGACGGGTTTGTCGAGAACATCATTGTCAACACGGCTCTCATCAGGCGCCGGATCAGGGATGAACGCCTCCGCTATAAAATGCTTCATATCGGGGAGCGCTCCAAGACTGATATCTGCCTTTGCTATTTGGAAGATGTGGCAGACTCGGATCTTGTCAAGGTTTTAAAAAAAGAGATTGAAAACGTGAAAATCGACGGGCTGCCGATGTCTGACAAATCGGTCGAGGAATTTCTCGTCGGCCAGGGTTTCAACCCTTTTCCGCTTGTCAGATTTACGGAAAGAGCGGATGTGGCAGCCAGCCATATCCTGGAGGGGCACGTGATCGTGATTGTCGATACATCGCCGAGCGTCATCATCACGCCGACCACTTTTTTTCATCACGTTCAGCATGCGGAGGAATACAGGCAGACGCCGGCTGTCGGCACGTTTTTAAGATGGGTGCGCTTTTTCGGCATTTTTGCCTCTACCTTTTTGCTGCCCCTTTGGCTTTTGTTTGTCATTGAACCGTCGCTTTTACCGAAGAACCTTTCATACATCGGCTTAAATAAAGAATCACACATCCCGATCATTATGCAGATTTTTTTAGCCGATCTCGGGGTCGAGTTTTTAAGAATGGCGGCGATTCACACGCCGACGGCGCTGTCAACGGCCATGGGTCTGATCGCCGCCGTGTTGATCGGCGATATCGCGATCGATGTCGGACTGTTTTCCCCTGAAGTCATTTTATATGTGGCCTTGTCAGCGATCGGCGCTTATACTACCCCGAGCTATGAGCTGAGCCTGGCGAACAAAATGGTGAAGCTCTTCATGCTGATCCTTGTCGCCATCTTTAAGGTCGAGGGGTTTGTCGTCGGCTTAACGATATTAACCGTTGTGATGACTTCCATCCGTTCCTTGAGAACGCCGTATCTCTGGCCGCTCCTCCCCTTTAACGGGAAAGCGTTTTGGCACGTCCTTGTCCGCACATCCGTTCCGGGAGGGAAAGTGAGGCCGAGTATTGTTCACCCGAAAAACAGGGTCAGGCAGCCGAAACATTCTTAA